In a genomic window of Methanosarcina horonobensis HB-1 = JCM 15518:
- a CDS encoding iron-containing alcohol dehydrogenase, with the protein MAENRTYTYLNPKVALMGPGCVKEIGRHAKDFGATKALIVSGKSRHGEELALDIYKILEKAGIEAVIFPGADPNPTDTSVMEGADLYRKEDCNVIVAVGGGSPMDCAKAVGIVVYNGKRINDYEGVGKVTKGIPPLITVNTTAGTASEMTSFTIITDTDRHIKMAIVDPRITPDVAVNDPELMVSMPPALTAATGMDALTHAVEAYVSTMATPTTDAAAIKSIELISKYLREAVAHGEDVQTRDMMAHAEYLAGIAFNNASLGYVHSMAHQLGGFYNLPHGVCNAILLPYVEAYSKQVVPERFADIAKAMGEKVEGLSPEEAADRAIDVIRKLASDIGIPSGLKELGAKEEDLELLAKNAMQDVCRLTSPREFSKEEIIEIYQKAM; encoded by the coding sequence GTGGCAGAAAACAGGACATACACTTACCTGAACCCAAAAGTAGCCCTTATGGGGCCTGGATGCGTAAAAGAAATCGGCAGGCATGCAAAAGACTTTGGGGCTACGAAAGCCCTAATAGTTTCAGGGAAAAGCAGACATGGAGAAGAGCTTGCACTGGACATATATAAAATTCTTGAAAAAGCAGGCATAGAAGCAGTAATCTTTCCGGGAGCGGACCCGAACCCTACTGATACGTCAGTTATGGAAGGAGCAGATCTTTACAGGAAAGAAGACTGTAATGTGATAGTTGCTGTCGGGGGAGGAAGCCCTATGGATTGTGCAAAAGCGGTCGGCATTGTGGTATATAATGGTAAAAGGATTAATGATTACGAAGGTGTGGGAAAAGTTACGAAAGGAATTCCTCCTCTTATTACAGTAAATACGACTGCGGGTACTGCGAGTGAAATGACGAGTTTTACAATTATTACGGATACGGATAGGCACATCAAAATGGCTATTGTTGACCCGCGGATCACACCCGATGTAGCAGTCAACGACCCCGAATTAATGGTAAGCATGCCTCCTGCGCTAACGGCTGCAACAGGAATGGACGCGCTGACACACGCAGTCGAAGCTTATGTTTCCACAATGGCTACCCCGACAACAGACGCAGCTGCTATCAAGTCCATAGAACTCATTTCAAAATATTTACGTGAAGCCGTTGCCCATGGGGAAGATGTGCAGACAAGGGACATGATGGCACACGCCGAATATCTTGCAGGCATCGCTTTCAATAATGCAAGCCTTGGTTATGTACATTCTATGGCTCACCAGCTAGGAGGTTTTTATAACCTTCCGCACGGGGTCTGCAATGCTATCCTTCTGCCTTATGTCGAGGCATACAGTAAGCAGGTTGTCCCGGAACGCTTTGCCGATATCGCAAAAGCAATGGGAGAAAAAGTTGAAGGGCTAAGTCCGGAAGAGGCTGCAGACCGGGCTATAGACGTAATCAGGAAACTTGCATCCGATATAGGAATTCCTTCAGGCTTAAAAGAGCTTGGCGCAAAAGAAGAAGATCTCGAACTTCTGGCGAAAAATGCCATGCAGGATGTTTGCCGCCTCACAAGTCCAAGAGAATTCTCGAAAGAGGAGATTATTGAGATTTACCAGAAAGCTATGTAA
- a CDS encoding LURP-one-related/scramblase family protein codes for MNDLESKIRVEDKKERNFMIGYGGLKGRGGESRHIYRMHEKLISIGDDYWIEDENGKKAFYVDGKALSLRNTLVLKDTQGNDLYKIQKRLLKIRDTMDIKRADGGLAATIKKAFIKILRGRWIVEVPDGPNMEIRGNILDYNYEIDSNGQRIAQVSKKWFRMRDTYGVEIEPGQDAALILAIAATLDQMEHD; via the coding sequence ATGAACGATCTGGAATCAAAAATCAGGGTTGAAGATAAAAAAGAGAGGAATTTTATGATCGGTTATGGTGGGCTTAAAGGCCGTGGGGGAGAAAGCAGGCACATCTACAGGATGCATGAAAAACTCATTTCCATTGGAGACGATTACTGGATTGAGGACGAAAACGGAAAAAAAGCTTTCTATGTGGATGGAAAAGCCCTCAGCCTGCGCAATACCCTGGTTTTAAAAGATACACAGGGAAATGATCTTTACAAAATTCAGAAAAGATTGCTTAAAATAAGGGATACGATGGATATCAAGCGGGCTGACGGTGGTCTCGCAGCAACAATTAAAAAAGCCTTCATTAAGATTTTACGGGGCAGATGGATAGTTGAAGTTCCAGACGGGCCAAATATGGAGATCCGGGGCAATATTCTGGATTACAATTATGAGATTGATTCCAATGGACAGAGAATTGCACAGGTCTCAAAAAAATGGTTCCGCATGCGGGATACCTACGGAGTGGAGATTGAGCCCGGACAGGATGCTGCTCTGATCCTGGCAATTGCAGCTACTCTTGACCAGATGGAGCATGATTGA